From the genome of Lotus japonicus ecotype B-129 chromosome 6, LjGifu_v1.2, one region includes:
- the LOC130723102 gene encoding asparagine synthetase [glutamine-hydrolyzing] 2 yields MCGILAVLGCSDDSQAKRVRVLELSRRLKHRGPDWSGLHQHGDNFLAHQRLAIVDPASGDQPLFNEDQSIIVTVNGEIFNHEELRKQLPNHKFRTGCDCDVIAHLYEEHGENFVDMLDGIFSFVLLDTRDNSFLVARDAIGVTSLYIGYGLDGSVWIASELKGLNDDCEHFELFPPGHLYSSKEKEFRRWYNPPWFSEAIPSAPYDPLALRQAFEKAIIKRLMTDVPFGVLLSGGLDSSLVASVTARYLADTKAAKQWGSKLHSFCVGLEGAPDLKAAREVADYIGTVHHEFQYTIQDGIDAIEDVIYHVETYDVTTIRAGTPMFLMSRKIKSLGVKMVLSGEGSDEIFAGYLYFHKAPNKEELHQETCSKIKALHKYDCLRANKSTYAWGLEARVPFLDKKFIDVAMGIDPENKMIKRDEGRIEKWVLRKAFDDEENPYLPKHILYRQKEQFSDGVGYGWIDGLKDHAAKHVTDKMMLNASNIYPFNTPNTKEAYYYRMIFERFFPQNSARLSVPGGASIACSTEKAIEWDAAWSNNLDPSGRAALGVHDSAYDDQLNKSVSKGVEPEKIIPKMEVSPLGVAILS; encoded by the exons ATGTGTGGCATACTTGCTGTGCTTGGTTGTTCTGATGACTCTCAAGCCAAAAGGGTTCGCGTCCTTGAGCTTTCTCGCAG ATTGAAGCACCGTGGCCCTGACTGGAGTGGGCTCCACCAACATGGTGATAACTTTTTGGCTCATCAACGTTTAGCAATAGTTGATCCAGCTTCTGGTGATCAACCTCTCTTCAATGAAGATCAATCTATCATTGTCACG GTGAATGGAGAGATATTCAATCATGAAGAACTCAGGAAACAATTGCCAAATCACAAGTTCAGAACAGGATGTGACTGTGATGTCATTGCACACCTG TATGAGGAGCATGGAGAAAACTTTGTGGACATGCTGGATGGTATATTTTCATTTGTTCTGCTGGACACCCGCGACAACAGTTTTTTAGTTGCAAGGGATGCTATAGGGGTCACTTCCTTATACATTGGTTATGGACTAGATG GGTCCGTTTGGATTGCATCAGAATTGAAAGGGCTGAATGATGATTGTGAACATTTTGAGTTATTTCCACCCGGTCACTTGTActctagcaaggaaaaagagttcCGTAGATGGTACAACCCTCCATGGTTCTCTGAGGCTATTCCATCAGCCCCTTATGATCCACTAGCTTTGAGGCAGGCCTTTGAAAAG GCTATCATAAAAAGGTTGATGACTGATGTGCCTTTTGGAGTTCTATTGTCTGGAGGTTTGGACTCTTCATTGGTTGCATCCGTCACTGCCCGCTACCTGGCAGACACAAAGGCTGCCAAGCAATGGGGATCAAAATTACACTCATTCTGTGTGGGCCTGGAG GGAGCACCAGATCTGAAGGCTGCAAGAGAAGTAGCTGACTATATAGGAACTGTCCATCACGAGTTTCAATATACTATTCAG GATGGGATTGATGCCATTGAGGATGTCATCTATCATGTTGAAACTTATGATGTCACAACCATCCGTGCTGGCACTCCAATGTTTCTGATGTCCCGAAAGATCAAATCATTGGGAGTCAAAATGGTACTCTCTGGAGAAGGATCTGATGAGATCTTTGCGGGGTATCTGTACTTCCACAAGGCACCCAACAAAGAAGAGCTCCACCAAGAAACATGCAGCAAG ATCAAAGCACTCCACAAATATGATTGTTTGCGTGCCAACAAATCTACATATGCTTGGGGTTTGGAAGCGCGAGTGCCGTTTTTAGATAAGAAGTTTATCGATGTTGCTATGGGCATTGATCCTGAAAATAAAATG ATAAAACGAGACGAAGGACGAATTGAGAAATGGGTACTGAGGAAGGCCTTTGATGATGAAGAGAATCCTTATCTTCCTAAG CACATTCTGTATAGGCAGAAAGAACAATTCAGTGATGGAGTTGGCTATGGTTGGATTGATGGGCTGAAAGACCATGCTGCAAAACAT GTGACTGATAAAATGATGCTCAATGCATCTAACATTTACCCCTTCAACACTCCCAATACCAAAGAAGCCTATTATTACAGGATGATCTTTGAGAGGTTCTTTCCTCAG AACTCCGCCAGGCTCAGTGTTCCTGGAGGAGCCAGTATTGCATGTAGCACAGAGAAAGCTATTGAGTGGGATGCTGCATGGTCCAACAACCTTGATCCTTCTGGAAGAGCAGCACTTGGAGTGCATGATTCAGCTTATGACGACCAGTTGAATAAGTCAGTGAGCAAAGGTGTTGAACCAGAGAAAATTATACCCAAGATGGAAGTTTCTCCTCTTGGAGTTGCCATCTTGAGCTAG